The genomic DNA CGCTACAACTGCATTCATCATTCCGCAGTGCTCACCAGCTATTGCTGCAGGCTATGAACACCCAGTTCTACGGGCCTATAGGCTACAACAGGTGCTCACGGCGAGCATCTTACAACAACCAATTGCCCAATTGCAACAGCAATCCTCGGCTCACCTACTAGTACAGACCATCGTAGCGCAACTGCAACAGCAGCAGTTCCTGCCAGCGCTTAGTCAACTAGCTGTGGCAAACCCTGCTGCCTACTTGCAGCAGCAACAGCTGCTTCCTGCAAACCCACTGGCTACGGCGAATGCCATTGAATATCTGCAACAACAACAGTTACAACAGTTTCTGCCAGCGCTCAGGCAACTAGCCGTGGCGAACCCTGCCGCCTACTTGCTACGGCAACAGCTGCTTCCATTCAACCAACTAGCTGTGGCGAACGCCACTGCATACCTGCAACAGCAGCAGCCGCTTCCGATTATCCAGTCGGCTGTTGCAACCGCCGCTGCCTACCACCAGCAACAACAGCTGCTCCCAGTTAACCCATTGGCACTGGCTAACCCGTTGGCTGCCGCCTTCCTGCAGCAGCAACAATTGCTGCCATTCAACCAGATGTCTTTGATTAACCCTGCCTTGTCGTGGCAGCAACCCAACGTTGGAGGTGCCATCTTCTAGAATACAAATGAGTTGTACTTGATAACAATGTTCTTGTGTCGGCGTGTGCAACTTCCTAGAAATAATCAATACATTGATTGAGATTTATCTGAGTCTATCCTTAATTTTTTTTCTGTGTATAATCAATTGAAAAATATCAAATCATAACTACAGCCACGTGCTTGATTAATACGTAGAGAATACCACATTACATCATCAATATCAAGATGTGCCAGCCTGACCTCTTGAGCGTTCTCATTTGGCTGTGTGCGTGGGTGTTTGTGAAATAGATGCGACTGTACGTGCGTGTAGTTGAGTACTTGCATCTATGGTATGTTGTTTTAAGAAAGTCATGGGCACATATGCTTTGACCATTGTCTTTCAAGTCAGGTGCACGTATACAAAGGAAAACATAATAGAAGTTCA from Miscanthus floridulus cultivar M001 unplaced genomic scaffold, ASM1932011v1 os_1004, whole genome shotgun sequence includes the following:
- the LOC136533598 gene encoding kafirin PSKR2-like; the encoded protein is MAAKIFALLALLALSVSATTAFIIPQCSPAIAAGYEHPVLRAYRLQQVLTASILQQPIAQLQQQSSAHLLVQTIVAQLQQQQFLPALSQLAVANPAAYLQQQQLLPANPLATANAIEYLQQQQLQQFLPALRQLAVANPAAYLLRQQLLPFNQLAVANATAYLQQQQPLPIIQSAVATAAAYHQQQQLLPVNPLALANPLAAAFLQQQQLLPFNQMSLINPALSWQQPNVGGAIF